One part of the Panthera leo isolate Ple1 chromosome D4, P.leo_Ple1_pat1.1, whole genome shotgun sequence genome encodes these proteins:
- the RALGDS gene encoding ral guanine nucleotide dissociation stimulator isoform X5: MVQRMWAEAAGPAGGAEPLFPGSRRSRSVWDAVRLEVGGPDSCPVVLHSFTQLDPDLPRLESCTQEIGEELVNGVIHSISLRKVQAHHGANKGQRWLGCENESALNLYETCKVRTVKAGTLEKLVEHLVPAFQGSDLSYVTIFLCTYRAFTTTQQVLDLLFKRYGRCDALTASSRYGCILPYSDEDGGPQDQLKNAISSILGTWLDQYSEDFCQPPDFPCLKQLVAYVQLNMPGSDLERRAQLLLAQLEHAELTEAEPEALSPAPAPLLKPAPELEPALAPESEPELEPAPTPAPEPELEPAPEPAPEPAPAPAPELEPALSQTVDLEAAPVPEPPWPSPVAAEDGLNEKPHLLAFPPDLVAEQFTLMDAELFKKVVPYHCLGSIWSQRDKKGKEHLAPTVRATVTQFNSVANCVITTCLGDRTVTARDRARVVEHWIEVARECRVLKNFSSLYAILSALQSNSIHRLKKTWEEVSRDSFRIFQKLSEIFSDENNYSLSRELLIKEGTSKFATLEMNPKRAQKRPKETGVIQGTVPYLGTFLTDLVMLDTAMKDYLYGRLINFEKRRKEFEVIAQIKLLQSACNNYSIAPEEHFGAWFRAMERLSETESYNLSCELEPPSESASNTLKAKRNAAIVKRWSDRQAPSTELSSGGSSHSKSCDQLRCGPYLSSGDVADALSVHSAGSSSSDVEEINVSFVPESPDGQEKKFWESASQSSPETSGISSASSSASSSSASTTPVAATRTHKRSVSGVCSHGSSLPLYNQQVGDCCIIRVSLDVDNGNMYKSILVTSQDKAPAVIRKAMDKHNLDEDEADEYELVQVISDDRKLKIPDNANVFYAMNSTANYDFVLKKRTFTKGAKVRHGASSTLPRMKQKGLRIAKGIF, from the exons ATGGTGCAGCGCATGTGGGCCGAGGCGGCCGGGCCTGCGGGCGGCGCCGAGCCGCTGTTTCCGGGCTCCCGGCGGAGTCGCAGCGTGTGGGACGCAGTGCGCCTGGAGGTGGGCGGCCCCGACAGCTGCCCGGTGGTGCTGCACAGCTTCACGCAGCTCGACCCGGACCTGCCGCGCCTGGAG AGCTGCACGCAGGAGATTGGTGAGGAGCTGGTCAACGGGGTCATCCATTCCATCTCCCTGCGGAAAGTGCAGGCACACCACGGCGCCAACAAGGGCCAACGCTGGCTCGGG TGTGAAAATGAGTCAGCCCTGAACCTGTATGAGACCTGCAAGGTGAGGACGGTGAAGGCCGGCACGCTGGAGAAGCTGGTGGAGCACCTGGTGCCCGCCTTCCAGGGCAGCGACCTCTCCTACGTCACCATCTTCCTGTGCACGTACCGAGCCTTCACCACCACCCAGCAGGTGCTGGACCTGCTGTTCAAAAG GTACGGTAGATGTGATGCCCTCACGGCCTCCTCTAGATACGGATGCATCCTTCCTTATTCTGACGAGGACGGCGGACCCCAGGACCAACTGAAAAA tgCCATCTCCTCCattctgggcacctggctggaccAGTACTCGGAGGACTTCTGTCAGCCCCCAGACTTTCCCTGCCTCAAGCAGCTGGTGGCCTATGTGCAGCTCAACATGCCTGGTTCTGACCTAGAGCGCCGTGCCCAGCTTCTACTGGCCCAGCTGGAGCACGCAGAGCTCACGGAGGCCGAGCCCGAGG CTCTGTCGCCAGCTCCAGCGCCACTTCTAAAACCAGCTCCGGAACTAGAGCCGGCTTTGGCACCTGAGTCAGAACCAGAGCTAGAGCCAGCTCCAACACCGGCTCCAGAACCAGAGCTAGAGCCGGCTCCGGAACCGGCTCCGGAACCGGCTCCAGCCCCAGCTCCGGAACTAGAGCCAGCTCTATCGCAAACTGTAGACCTAGAGGCAGCTCCGGTGCCCGAGCCTCCCTGGCCGTCACCTGTGGCTGCAGAAGATGGCCTGAATGAGAAGCCTCACCTCTTGGCCTTCCCTCCCGACCTGGTGGCAGAGCAGTTCACACTGATGGATGCG GAGCTGTTCAAGAAGGTGGTGCCCTACCACTGCCTGGGCTCCATCTGGTCCCAGCGGGACAAGAAGGGCAAGGAACACCTGGCTCCCACTGTCCGCGCCACGGTCACCCAGTTCAACAGTGTGGCCAACTGCGTCATCACCACCTGCCTGGGGGACCGGACTGTGACGGCCCGGGACAGGGCCAGGGTGGTGGAGCACTGGATCGAGGTGGCCAGG GAGTGCCGTGTCCTCAAGAACTTCTCGTCTCTCTACGCCATCCTGTCGGCCCTGCAGAGCAACTCCATCCACAGGCTGAAGAAGACGTGGGAAGAAGTTTCCAG ggaCAGTTTCCGCATCTTCCAGAAGCTGTCGGAGATTTTCTCGGATGAGAACAACTACTCACTGAGCAGAGAGCTGCTCATCAAG GAGGGCACCTCCAAGTTTGCCACCCTGGAGATGAACCCCAAGAGAGCCCAGAAGCGGCCAAAGGAGACG GGTGTCATCCAGGGCACCGTTCCCTACCTGGGCACCTTCCTCACAGACCTGGTGATGCTGGACACCGCGATGAAGGACTATCTGTAT GGGAGACTGATCAACTTCGAGAAGCGGAGGAAG GAATTCGAAGTGATCGCCCAGATCAAGCTGCTCCAGTCGGCCTGCAACAATTACAGCATCGCACCCGAGGAGCACTTTGGGGCCTGGTTCCGGGCCATGGAGCGACTCAGCGAGACGGAGAG CTACAACCTGTCATGTGAGCTGGAGCCCCCCTCCGAGTCGGCCAGCAACACCCTCAAGGCCAAGAGGAACGCGGCCATCGTCAAGCGCTGGAGCGA CCGCCAGGCCCCCAGCACGGAGCTCAGCAGCGGCGGCAGCTCCCACTCCAAGTCCTGTGACCAGCTCAGGTGCGGCCCCTACCTCAGCAGCGGGGACGTCGCCGACGCACTCAGCGTCCACTCGGCCGGCTCCTCCAGCTCCGACGTGGAGGAGATCAACGTCAGCTTCGTCCCGGAGTCCCCCGATGGTCAGGAGAAGAAG TTCTGGGAGTCGGCCTCCCAGTCGTCCCCGGAGACCTCCGGCATCAGCTCGGCTTCCAGCAGCGcgtcctcctcctccgcctccacCACGCCCGTGGCTGCCACGCGCACCCACAAGCGCTCCGTCTCAGGGGTCTGCAGCCACGGCTCCTCACTGCCCCTCTACAACCAGCAGGTGGGCGACTGCTGCATCATCCGCGTCAGCCTGGATGTGGACAACGGCAACATGTACAAGAGCATCCTG GTAACCAGCCAGGACAAGGCTCCGGCCGTCATCCGCAAGGCCATGGACAAACACAACCTGGATGAGGATGAGGCCGACGAATACGAGCTCGTGCAGGTTATCTCCGACGACCGCA agcTGAAGATCCCGGACAACGCCAACGTGTTCTATGCCATGAACTCTACTGCCAACTATGACTTTGTCCTAAAGAAACGGACCTTCACAAAGGGGGCAAAGGTCAGGCATGGCGCCAGCTCGACTCTCCCTCGCATGAAGCAGAAAGGGCTCAGGATCGCCAAGGGCATCTTCTAA
- the RALGDS gene encoding ral guanine nucleotide dissociation stimulator isoform X6, producing MVQRMWAEAAGPAGGAEPLFPGSRRSRSVWDAVRLEVGGPDSCPVVLHSFTQLDPDLPRLESCTQEIGEELVNGVIHSISLRKVQAHHGANKGQRWLGCENESALNLYETCKVRTVKAGTLEKLVEHLVPAFQGSDLSYVTIFLCTYRAFTTTQQVLDLLFKRYGCILPYSDEDGGPQDQLKNAISSILGTWLDQYSEDFCQPPDFPCLKQLVAYVQLNMPGSDLERRAQLLLAQLEHAELTEAEPEALSPAPAPLLKPAPELEPALAPESEPELEPAPTPAPEPELEPAPEPAPEPAPAPAPELEPALSQTVDLEAAPVPEPPWPSPVAAEDGLNEKPHLLAFPPDLVAEQFTLMDAELFKKVVPYHCLGSIWSQRDKKGKEHLAPTVRATVTQFNSVANCVITTCLGDRTVTARDRARVVEHWIEVARECRVLKNFSSLYAILSALQSNSIHRLKKTWEEVSRDSFRIFQKLSEIFSDENNYSLSRELLIKEGTSKFATLEMNPKRAQKRPKETGVIQGTVPYLGTFLTDLVMLDTAMKDYLYGRLINFEKRRKEFEVIAQIKLLQSACNNYSIAPEEHFGAWFRAMERLSETESYNLSCELEPPSESASNTLKAKRNAAIVKRWSDRQAPSTELSSGGSSHSKSCDQLRCGPYLSSGDVADALSVHSAGSSSSDVEEINVSFVPESPDGQEKKFWESASQSSPETSGISSASSSASSSSASTTPVAATRTHKRSVSGVCSHGSSLPLYNQQVGDCCIIRVSLDVDNGNMYKSILVTSQDKAPAVIRKAMDKHNLDEDEADEYELVQVISDDRKLKIPDNANVFYAMNSTANYDFVLKKRTFTKGAKVRHGASSTLPRMKQKGLRIAKGIF from the exons ATGGTGCAGCGCATGTGGGCCGAGGCGGCCGGGCCTGCGGGCGGCGCCGAGCCGCTGTTTCCGGGCTCCCGGCGGAGTCGCAGCGTGTGGGACGCAGTGCGCCTGGAGGTGGGCGGCCCCGACAGCTGCCCGGTGGTGCTGCACAGCTTCACGCAGCTCGACCCGGACCTGCCGCGCCTGGAG AGCTGCACGCAGGAGATTGGTGAGGAGCTGGTCAACGGGGTCATCCATTCCATCTCCCTGCGGAAAGTGCAGGCACACCACGGCGCCAACAAGGGCCAACGCTGGCTCGGG TGTGAAAATGAGTCAGCCCTGAACCTGTATGAGACCTGCAAGGTGAGGACGGTGAAGGCCGGCACGCTGGAGAAGCTGGTGGAGCACCTGGTGCCCGCCTTCCAGGGCAGCGACCTCTCCTACGTCACCATCTTCCTGTGCACGTACCGAGCCTTCACCACCACCCAGCAGGTGCTGGACCTGCTGTTCAAAAG ATACGGATGCATCCTTCCTTATTCTGACGAGGACGGCGGACCCCAGGACCAACTGAAAAA tgCCATCTCCTCCattctgggcacctggctggaccAGTACTCGGAGGACTTCTGTCAGCCCCCAGACTTTCCCTGCCTCAAGCAGCTGGTGGCCTATGTGCAGCTCAACATGCCTGGTTCTGACCTAGAGCGCCGTGCCCAGCTTCTACTGGCCCAGCTGGAGCACGCAGAGCTCACGGAGGCCGAGCCCGAGG CTCTGTCGCCAGCTCCAGCGCCACTTCTAAAACCAGCTCCGGAACTAGAGCCGGCTTTGGCACCTGAGTCAGAACCAGAGCTAGAGCCAGCTCCAACACCGGCTCCAGAACCAGAGCTAGAGCCGGCTCCGGAACCGGCTCCGGAACCGGCTCCAGCCCCAGCTCCGGAACTAGAGCCAGCTCTATCGCAAACTGTAGACCTAGAGGCAGCTCCGGTGCCCGAGCCTCCCTGGCCGTCACCTGTGGCTGCAGAAGATGGCCTGAATGAGAAGCCTCACCTCTTGGCCTTCCCTCCCGACCTGGTGGCAGAGCAGTTCACACTGATGGATGCG GAGCTGTTCAAGAAGGTGGTGCCCTACCACTGCCTGGGCTCCATCTGGTCCCAGCGGGACAAGAAGGGCAAGGAACACCTGGCTCCCACTGTCCGCGCCACGGTCACCCAGTTCAACAGTGTGGCCAACTGCGTCATCACCACCTGCCTGGGGGACCGGACTGTGACGGCCCGGGACAGGGCCAGGGTGGTGGAGCACTGGATCGAGGTGGCCAGG GAGTGCCGTGTCCTCAAGAACTTCTCGTCTCTCTACGCCATCCTGTCGGCCCTGCAGAGCAACTCCATCCACAGGCTGAAGAAGACGTGGGAAGAAGTTTCCAG ggaCAGTTTCCGCATCTTCCAGAAGCTGTCGGAGATTTTCTCGGATGAGAACAACTACTCACTGAGCAGAGAGCTGCTCATCAAG GAGGGCACCTCCAAGTTTGCCACCCTGGAGATGAACCCCAAGAGAGCCCAGAAGCGGCCAAAGGAGACG GGTGTCATCCAGGGCACCGTTCCCTACCTGGGCACCTTCCTCACAGACCTGGTGATGCTGGACACCGCGATGAAGGACTATCTGTAT GGGAGACTGATCAACTTCGAGAAGCGGAGGAAG GAATTCGAAGTGATCGCCCAGATCAAGCTGCTCCAGTCGGCCTGCAACAATTACAGCATCGCACCCGAGGAGCACTTTGGGGCCTGGTTCCGGGCCATGGAGCGACTCAGCGAGACGGAGAG CTACAACCTGTCATGTGAGCTGGAGCCCCCCTCCGAGTCGGCCAGCAACACCCTCAAGGCCAAGAGGAACGCGGCCATCGTCAAGCGCTGGAGCGA CCGCCAGGCCCCCAGCACGGAGCTCAGCAGCGGCGGCAGCTCCCACTCCAAGTCCTGTGACCAGCTCAGGTGCGGCCCCTACCTCAGCAGCGGGGACGTCGCCGACGCACTCAGCGTCCACTCGGCCGGCTCCTCCAGCTCCGACGTGGAGGAGATCAACGTCAGCTTCGTCCCGGAGTCCCCCGATGGTCAGGAGAAGAAG TTCTGGGAGTCGGCCTCCCAGTCGTCCCCGGAGACCTCCGGCATCAGCTCGGCTTCCAGCAGCGcgtcctcctcctccgcctccacCACGCCCGTGGCTGCCACGCGCACCCACAAGCGCTCCGTCTCAGGGGTCTGCAGCCACGGCTCCTCACTGCCCCTCTACAACCAGCAGGTGGGCGACTGCTGCATCATCCGCGTCAGCCTGGATGTGGACAACGGCAACATGTACAAGAGCATCCTG GTAACCAGCCAGGACAAGGCTCCGGCCGTCATCCGCAAGGCCATGGACAAACACAACCTGGATGAGGATGAGGCCGACGAATACGAGCTCGTGCAGGTTATCTCCGACGACCGCA agcTGAAGATCCCGGACAACGCCAACGTGTTCTATGCCATGAACTCTACTGCCAACTATGACTTTGTCCTAAAGAAACGGACCTTCACAAAGGGGGCAAAGGTCAGGCATGGCGCCAGCTCGACTCTCCCTCGCATGAAGCAGAAAGGGCTCAGGATCGCCAAGGGCATCTTCTAA
- the RALGDS gene encoding ral guanine nucleotide dissociation stimulator isoform X9, which produces MMVDCQSCTQEIGEELVNGVIHSISLRKVQAHHGANKGQRWLGCENESALNLYETCKVRTVKAGTLEKLVEHLVPAFQGSDLSYVTIFLCTYRAFTTTQQVLDLLFKSRYGRCDALTASSRYGCILPYSDEDGGPQDQLKNAISSILGTWLDQYSEDFCQPPDFPCLKQLVAYVQLNMPGSDLERRAQLLLAQLEHAELTEAEPEALSPAPAPLLKPAPELEPALAPESEPELEPAPTPAPEPELEPAPEPAPEPAPAPAPELEPALSQTVDLEAAPVPEPPWPSPVAAEDGLNEKPHLLAFPPDLVAEQFTLMDAELFKKVVPYHCLGSIWSQRDKKGKEHLAPTVRATVTQFNSVANCVITTCLGDRTVTARDRARVVEHWIEVARECRVLKNFSSLYAILSALQSNSIHRLKKTWEEVSRDSFRIFQKLSEIFSDENNYSLSRELLIKEGTSKFATLEMNPKRAQKRPKETGVIQGTVPYLGTFLTDLVMLDTAMKDYLYGRLINFEKRRKEFEVIAQIKLLQSACNNYSIAPEEHFGAWFRAMERLSETESYNLSCELEPPSESASNTLKAKRNAAIVKRWSDRQAPSTELSSGGSSHSKSCDQLRCGPYLSSGDVADALSVHSAGSSSSDVEEINVSFVPESPDGQEKKFWESASQSSPETSGISSASSSASSSSASTTPVAATRTHKRSVSGVCSHGSSLPLYNQQVGDCCIIRVSLDVDNGNMYKSILVTSQDKAPAVIRKAMDKHNLDEDEADEYELVQVISDDRKLKIPDNANVFYAMNSTANYDFVLKKRTFTKGAKVRHGASSTLPRMKQKGLRIAKGIF; this is translated from the exons AGCTGCACGCAGGAGATTGGTGAGGAGCTGGTCAACGGGGTCATCCATTCCATCTCCCTGCGGAAAGTGCAGGCACACCACGGCGCCAACAAGGGCCAACGCTGGCTCGGG TGTGAAAATGAGTCAGCCCTGAACCTGTATGAGACCTGCAAGGTGAGGACGGTGAAGGCCGGCACGCTGGAGAAGCTGGTGGAGCACCTGGTGCCCGCCTTCCAGGGCAGCGACCTCTCCTACGTCACCATCTTCCTGTGCACGTACCGAGCCTTCACCACCACCCAGCAGGTGCTGGACCTGCTGTTCAAAAG CAGGTACGGTAGATGTGATGCCCTCACGGCCTCCTCTAGATACGGATGCATCCTTCCTTATTCTGACGAGGACGGCGGACCCCAGGACCAACTGAAAAA tgCCATCTCCTCCattctgggcacctggctggaccAGTACTCGGAGGACTTCTGTCAGCCCCCAGACTTTCCCTGCCTCAAGCAGCTGGTGGCCTATGTGCAGCTCAACATGCCTGGTTCTGACCTAGAGCGCCGTGCCCAGCTTCTACTGGCCCAGCTGGAGCACGCAGAGCTCACGGAGGCCGAGCCCGAGG CTCTGTCGCCAGCTCCAGCGCCACTTCTAAAACCAGCTCCGGAACTAGAGCCGGCTTTGGCACCTGAGTCAGAACCAGAGCTAGAGCCAGCTCCAACACCGGCTCCAGAACCAGAGCTAGAGCCGGCTCCGGAACCGGCTCCGGAACCGGCTCCAGCCCCAGCTCCGGAACTAGAGCCAGCTCTATCGCAAACTGTAGACCTAGAGGCAGCTCCGGTGCCCGAGCCTCCCTGGCCGTCACCTGTGGCTGCAGAAGATGGCCTGAATGAGAAGCCTCACCTCTTGGCCTTCCCTCCCGACCTGGTGGCAGAGCAGTTCACACTGATGGATGCG GAGCTGTTCAAGAAGGTGGTGCCCTACCACTGCCTGGGCTCCATCTGGTCCCAGCGGGACAAGAAGGGCAAGGAACACCTGGCTCCCACTGTCCGCGCCACGGTCACCCAGTTCAACAGTGTGGCCAACTGCGTCATCACCACCTGCCTGGGGGACCGGACTGTGACGGCCCGGGACAGGGCCAGGGTGGTGGAGCACTGGATCGAGGTGGCCAGG GAGTGCCGTGTCCTCAAGAACTTCTCGTCTCTCTACGCCATCCTGTCGGCCCTGCAGAGCAACTCCATCCACAGGCTGAAGAAGACGTGGGAAGAAGTTTCCAG ggaCAGTTTCCGCATCTTCCAGAAGCTGTCGGAGATTTTCTCGGATGAGAACAACTACTCACTGAGCAGAGAGCTGCTCATCAAG GAGGGCACCTCCAAGTTTGCCACCCTGGAGATGAACCCCAAGAGAGCCCAGAAGCGGCCAAAGGAGACG GGTGTCATCCAGGGCACCGTTCCCTACCTGGGCACCTTCCTCACAGACCTGGTGATGCTGGACACCGCGATGAAGGACTATCTGTAT GGGAGACTGATCAACTTCGAGAAGCGGAGGAAG GAATTCGAAGTGATCGCCCAGATCAAGCTGCTCCAGTCGGCCTGCAACAATTACAGCATCGCACCCGAGGAGCACTTTGGGGCCTGGTTCCGGGCCATGGAGCGACTCAGCGAGACGGAGAG CTACAACCTGTCATGTGAGCTGGAGCCCCCCTCCGAGTCGGCCAGCAACACCCTCAAGGCCAAGAGGAACGCGGCCATCGTCAAGCGCTGGAGCGA CCGCCAGGCCCCCAGCACGGAGCTCAGCAGCGGCGGCAGCTCCCACTCCAAGTCCTGTGACCAGCTCAGGTGCGGCCCCTACCTCAGCAGCGGGGACGTCGCCGACGCACTCAGCGTCCACTCGGCCGGCTCCTCCAGCTCCGACGTGGAGGAGATCAACGTCAGCTTCGTCCCGGAGTCCCCCGATGGTCAGGAGAAGAAG TTCTGGGAGTCGGCCTCCCAGTCGTCCCCGGAGACCTCCGGCATCAGCTCGGCTTCCAGCAGCGcgtcctcctcctccgcctccacCACGCCCGTGGCTGCCACGCGCACCCACAAGCGCTCCGTCTCAGGGGTCTGCAGCCACGGCTCCTCACTGCCCCTCTACAACCAGCAGGTGGGCGACTGCTGCATCATCCGCGTCAGCCTGGATGTGGACAACGGCAACATGTACAAGAGCATCCTG GTAACCAGCCAGGACAAGGCTCCGGCCGTCATCCGCAAGGCCATGGACAAACACAACCTGGATGAGGATGAGGCCGACGAATACGAGCTCGTGCAGGTTATCTCCGACGACCGCA agcTGAAGATCCCGGACAACGCCAACGTGTTCTATGCCATGAACTCTACTGCCAACTATGACTTTGTCCTAAAGAAACGGACCTTCACAAAGGGGGCAAAGGTCAGGCATGGCGCCAGCTCGACTCTCCCTCGCATGAAGCAGAAAGGGCTCAGGATCGCCAAGGGCATCTTCTAA
- the RALGDS gene encoding ral guanine nucleotide dissociation stimulator isoform X10, with product MLLIQGGAVFLSSPNRMAGKCWCENESALNLYETCKVRTVKAGTLEKLVEHLVPAFQGSDLSYVTIFLCTYRAFTTTQQVLDLLFKSRYGRCDALTASSRYGCILPYSDEDGGPQDQLKNAISSILGTWLDQYSEDFCQPPDFPCLKQLVAYVQLNMPGSDLERRAQLLLAQLEHAELTEAEPEALSPAPAPLLKPAPELEPALAPESEPELEPAPTPAPEPELEPAPEPAPEPAPAPAPELEPALSQTVDLEAAPVPEPPWPSPVAAEDGLNEKPHLLAFPPDLVAEQFTLMDAELFKKVVPYHCLGSIWSQRDKKGKEHLAPTVRATVTQFNSVANCVITTCLGDRTVTARDRARVVEHWIEVARECRVLKNFSSLYAILSALQSNSIHRLKKTWEEVSRDSFRIFQKLSEIFSDENNYSLSRELLIKEGTSKFATLEMNPKRAQKRPKETGVIQGTVPYLGTFLTDLVMLDTAMKDYLYGRLINFEKRRKEFEVIAQIKLLQSACNNYSIAPEEHFGAWFRAMERLSETESYNLSCELEPPSESASNTLKAKRNAAIVKRWSDRQAPSTELSSGGSSHSKSCDQLRCGPYLSSGDVADALSVHSAGSSSSDVEEINVSFVPESPDGQEKKFWESASQSSPETSGISSASSSASSSSASTTPVAATRTHKRSVSGVCSHGSSLPLYNQQVGDCCIIRVSLDVDNGNMYKSILVTSQDKAPAVIRKAMDKHNLDEDEADEYELVQVISDDRKLKIPDNANVFYAMNSTANYDFVLKKRTFTKGAKVRHGASSTLPRMKQKGLRIAKGIF from the exons ATGCTCCTAATACAAGGAGGGGCGGTCTTTTTAAGTTCCCCTAACAGAATGGCCGGAAAGTGTTGG TGTGAAAATGAGTCAGCCCTGAACCTGTATGAGACCTGCAAGGTGAGGACGGTGAAGGCCGGCACGCTGGAGAAGCTGGTGGAGCACCTGGTGCCCGCCTTCCAGGGCAGCGACCTCTCCTACGTCACCATCTTCCTGTGCACGTACCGAGCCTTCACCACCACCCAGCAGGTGCTGGACCTGCTGTTCAAAAG CAGGTACGGTAGATGTGATGCCCTCACGGCCTCCTCTAGATACGGATGCATCCTTCCTTATTCTGACGAGGACGGCGGACCCCAGGACCAACTGAAAAA tgCCATCTCCTCCattctgggcacctggctggaccAGTACTCGGAGGACTTCTGTCAGCCCCCAGACTTTCCCTGCCTCAAGCAGCTGGTGGCCTATGTGCAGCTCAACATGCCTGGTTCTGACCTAGAGCGCCGTGCCCAGCTTCTACTGGCCCAGCTGGAGCACGCAGAGCTCACGGAGGCCGAGCCCGAGG CTCTGTCGCCAGCTCCAGCGCCACTTCTAAAACCAGCTCCGGAACTAGAGCCGGCTTTGGCACCTGAGTCAGAACCAGAGCTAGAGCCAGCTCCAACACCGGCTCCAGAACCAGAGCTAGAGCCGGCTCCGGAACCGGCTCCGGAACCGGCTCCAGCCCCAGCTCCGGAACTAGAGCCAGCTCTATCGCAAACTGTAGACCTAGAGGCAGCTCCGGTGCCCGAGCCTCCCTGGCCGTCACCTGTGGCTGCAGAAGATGGCCTGAATGAGAAGCCTCACCTCTTGGCCTTCCCTCCCGACCTGGTGGCAGAGCAGTTCACACTGATGGATGCG GAGCTGTTCAAGAAGGTGGTGCCCTACCACTGCCTGGGCTCCATCTGGTCCCAGCGGGACAAGAAGGGCAAGGAACACCTGGCTCCCACTGTCCGCGCCACGGTCACCCAGTTCAACAGTGTGGCCAACTGCGTCATCACCACCTGCCTGGGGGACCGGACTGTGACGGCCCGGGACAGGGCCAGGGTGGTGGAGCACTGGATCGAGGTGGCCAGG GAGTGCCGTGTCCTCAAGAACTTCTCGTCTCTCTACGCCATCCTGTCGGCCCTGCAGAGCAACTCCATCCACAGGCTGAAGAAGACGTGGGAAGAAGTTTCCAG ggaCAGTTTCCGCATCTTCCAGAAGCTGTCGGAGATTTTCTCGGATGAGAACAACTACTCACTGAGCAGAGAGCTGCTCATCAAG GAGGGCACCTCCAAGTTTGCCACCCTGGAGATGAACCCCAAGAGAGCCCAGAAGCGGCCAAAGGAGACG GGTGTCATCCAGGGCACCGTTCCCTACCTGGGCACCTTCCTCACAGACCTGGTGATGCTGGACACCGCGATGAAGGACTATCTGTAT GGGAGACTGATCAACTTCGAGAAGCGGAGGAAG GAATTCGAAGTGATCGCCCAGATCAAGCTGCTCCAGTCGGCCTGCAACAATTACAGCATCGCACCCGAGGAGCACTTTGGGGCCTGGTTCCGGGCCATGGAGCGACTCAGCGAGACGGAGAG CTACAACCTGTCATGTGAGCTGGAGCCCCCCTCCGAGTCGGCCAGCAACACCCTCAAGGCCAAGAGGAACGCGGCCATCGTCAAGCGCTGGAGCGA CCGCCAGGCCCCCAGCACGGAGCTCAGCAGCGGCGGCAGCTCCCACTCCAAGTCCTGTGACCAGCTCAGGTGCGGCCCCTACCTCAGCAGCGGGGACGTCGCCGACGCACTCAGCGTCCACTCGGCCGGCTCCTCCAGCTCCGACGTGGAGGAGATCAACGTCAGCTTCGTCCCGGAGTCCCCCGATGGTCAGGAGAAGAAG TTCTGGGAGTCGGCCTCCCAGTCGTCCCCGGAGACCTCCGGCATCAGCTCGGCTTCCAGCAGCGcgtcctcctcctccgcctccacCACGCCCGTGGCTGCCACGCGCACCCACAAGCGCTCCGTCTCAGGGGTCTGCAGCCACGGCTCCTCACTGCCCCTCTACAACCAGCAGGTGGGCGACTGCTGCATCATCCGCGTCAGCCTGGATGTGGACAACGGCAACATGTACAAGAGCATCCTG GTAACCAGCCAGGACAAGGCTCCGGCCGTCATCCGCAAGGCCATGGACAAACACAACCTGGATGAGGATGAGGCCGACGAATACGAGCTCGTGCAGGTTATCTCCGACGACCGCA agcTGAAGATCCCGGACAACGCCAACGTGTTCTATGCCATGAACTCTACTGCCAACTATGACTTTGTCCTAAAGAAACGGACCTTCACAAAGGGGGCAAAGGTCAGGCATGGCGCCAGCTCGACTCTCCCTCGCATGAAGCAGAAAGGGCTCAGGATCGCCAAGGGCATCTTCTAA